Proteins encoded within one genomic window of Eurosta solidaginis isolate ZX-2024a chromosome 1, ASM4086904v1, whole genome shotgun sequence:
- the LOC137237407 gene encoding uncharacterized protein: MLNIAEFRKKFGNHANSALYQQETAAAAAIAAAAFQQRHQQQHQQTQHRHHQQRQRHQSELQQRLQAQHLLPPPPPPSAAGAPTHHMVWPPLSGGMLPPPLNQQMQQPLPHTHASAALPPPPLLHGAHVNMPQLNVVGNATLYHRQQQEQHASTTNHIADHEVLSSRFAGAQTLPTHRQPYFDFFNNKIGLLN; encoded by the coding sequence ATGCTAAACATCGCTGAATTTCGTAAAAAATTTGGCAACCATGCAAATAGCGCGTTATACCAACAAGAAACAGCCGCAGCAGCAGCAATTGCAGCGGCAGCGTTCCAGCAACGTCatcagcaacaacaccagcagacACAGCACCGCCATCACCAGCAACGACAACGGCACCAAAGTGAATTGCAACAACGTTTGCAAGCGCAACATTTGCTGCCTCCACCGCCACCACCGAGTGCCGCTGGAGCGCCGACACATCATATGGTGTGGCCCCCTTTAAGTGGTGGTATGCTGCCGCCGCCGCTGAATCAGCAAATGCAACAACCACTTCCTCACACACATGCATCGGCTGCATTACCACCACCGCCACTTCTTCACGGCGCACACGTCAACATGCCACAGCTGAATGTAGTGGGTAATGCAACGCTATATCATCGCCAGCAGCAGGAGCAACACGCGTCGACGACAAATCATATTGCCGATCATGAAGTGCTGTCATCACGTTTCGCTGGCGCGCAAACGCTGCCTACACACCGCCAACCATATTTCGATTTTTTCAATAATAAGATAGGTCTGCTGAATTGA